A region of Frederiksenia canicola DNA encodes the following proteins:
- a CDS encoding LysR family transcriptional regulator, giving the protein MQDYKAMIAFATVVEQGSMQAAAEKLAITPSAVTQAIQKLESELRIKLLNRTTRKLSLTEAGEVFYQHTSQMQKSVDEAFKNIELLRSQPVGQLTIACATGLTDSLFVNMFKSVLKNHPEFHLNLLFEDKVIDLSEQRVDIALRAGPDVLNDNMIARHLYDFEWKIVAHRDYVREKTAETGEPKNLLEIAKWDWISFSNPRFSSLKMQNQSKEMEITPDYRINCNSLYASRRLTMSGLGVSIQPDNDVQQALARGELVELFCDWKLPSVPLYLVTLQRVQSEKVRIACELITEYFKNLNVINADCSAQP; this is encoded by the coding sequence ATGCAAGACTATAAGGCAATGATTGCATTTGCGACAGTGGTTGAGCAAGGTTCTATGCAGGCGGCGGCTGAAAAATTAGCGATTACGCCTTCTGCCGTTACGCAAGCTATTCAAAAATTGGAAAGCGAATTACGAATAAAATTACTGAATCGTACAACCCGTAAACTTTCTCTTACTGAGGCAGGTGAAGTATTCTATCAACATACTTCACAAATGCAAAAGAGTGTGGATGAGGCATTTAAAAATATCGAGTTGCTACGTTCGCAGCCAGTTGGCCAATTAACCATTGCTTGTGCAACAGGGCTGACAGATAGCCTATTTGTGAATATGTTTAAATCAGTATTGAAAAACCACCCTGAGTTTCATCTTAATTTATTATTTGAAGACAAGGTCATTGATTTGTCAGAGCAAAGGGTGGATATCGCGTTGCGTGCGGGGCCTGATGTACTGAATGATAATATGATTGCTCGACATCTCTATGATTTTGAGTGGAAGATTGTGGCTCACCGTGACTATGTGCGAGAAAAAACAGCAGAAACGGGCGAGCCTAAAAACTTATTAGAGATTGCTAAATGGGATTGGATCAGTTTTTCTAACCCTCGTTTTTCTTCCCTTAAAATGCAAAATCAATCGAAGGAAATGGAGATCACACCGGATTATCGCATTAACTGTAATTCGCTTTATGCGAGCCGCCGTTTGACAATGAGCGGCTTAGGGGTTTCGATTCAACCAGATAATGATGTGCAGCAGGCACTTGCTCGAGGCGAGTTAGTTGAGCTTTTTTGTGATTGGAAATTACCTTCTGTGCCGTTGTATTTAGTCACTTTGCAACGCGTACAATCAGAAAAAGTACGCATTGCATGTGAACTGATTACCGAATATTTTAAGAATCTTAACGTAATAAACGCTGACTGTTCAGCACAACCGTAA
- the parE gene encoding DNA topoisomerase IV subunit B translates to MSEKRYGADEITVLKDLEPVQLRPGMYTDTTRPNHLGQEVIDNSVDETLSGFASQIDVILHADNSLEVIDNGRGMPVDLHSTEKISGVELILTKLHAGGKFSNKNYTFSGGLHGVGISVVNALSKRVEITIKRGGEIYTIAFENGVKVEDLKVIGNCPKRQTGTTVRFYPNEKYFDSPKFSVSRLRHLLRAKAVLCPKLTIHFTDHINHTQETWYYEDGLADYLNEALQGYEIIPTPAFIGDVKGESEAVSWALAWLPEGELLNESYVNLIPTSLGGTHVNGLRQGLFKAMSEFCELHNLLPRGVKLAADDVWNRCAYVLSLKMQEPQFAGQTKERLSSRQAASYVENAIKDAFSLWLNQNVQAGQQLAEMAISSAQNRLKAEKKVVRKKLVSGPALPGKLADCISQDLNRTELFLVEGDSAGGSAKQARDKEFQAILPLRGKILNTWEVSPDQVLASTEVHDIAVAMGIDPDNDDLSQLRYGKICILADADSDGLHIATLLCALFLRHFPNLVRHGHVYVAMPPLYRIDIGKDEVHYALDESEKEAILSRLSHKKGTPNVQRFKGLGEMNPSQLRETTMDPTTRRLVQLTFDEQMEEQDDSVDTFELMDMLLAKKRAEDRKKWLQDRGDEADLAV, encoded by the coding sequence ATGTCTGAAAAACGCTATGGAGCGGATGAAATTACCGTTCTTAAAGATCTTGAACCAGTGCAGCTTCGCCCGGGAATGTACACTGATACAACGCGTCCAAACCATTTGGGACAAGAGGTTATTGATAATAGCGTAGATGAAACTCTATCTGGTTTTGCATCACAAATTGATGTTATTTTGCATGCAGATAACTCGTTAGAAGTGATTGATAATGGACGAGGAATGCCTGTTGATCTGCACTCAACAGAGAAAATTTCAGGGGTCGAACTGATTTTGACTAAATTGCATGCTGGCGGGAAATTCTCCAATAAAAACTATACTTTTTCAGGCGGCTTGCATGGCGTGGGGATTTCGGTTGTTAATGCGTTATCTAAACGAGTCGAAATCACCATTAAACGTGGCGGTGAAATTTACACCATCGCTTTTGAAAATGGTGTGAAAGTTGAAGATCTGAAGGTGATTGGTAATTGCCCGAAACGCCAAACAGGGACAACGGTTCGGTTCTATCCGAATGAGAAATATTTTGACTCGCCTAAATTTTCGGTGAGCCGCTTACGCCATTTGTTGCGTGCAAAAGCGGTGCTTTGCCCGAAACTCACGATTCATTTTACCGATCACATCAATCATACCCAAGAAACGTGGTACTACGAAGACGGCTTAGCAGATTACTTAAATGAAGCTTTGCAGGGCTATGAAATTATCCCAACGCCTGCTTTTATTGGCGATGTTAAAGGGGAAAGCGAAGCGGTGAGTTGGGCGTTAGCCTGGCTACCTGAAGGTGAATTGCTGAATGAAAGCTATGTAAACTTGATCCCAACTTCTCTTGGCGGAACCCATGTAAATGGTCTGCGACAAGGTTTGTTCAAGGCAATGAGTGAATTTTGCGAACTGCACAATTTGTTGCCACGAGGGGTAAAACTAGCTGCTGATGATGTGTGGAACCGCTGTGCTTATGTCCTTTCGCTCAAAATGCAAGAGCCACAATTTGCAGGTCAGACAAAAGAGCGATTATCTTCTCGCCAAGCGGCAAGCTATGTTGAGAATGCGATTAAAGATGCGTTTAGTTTATGGTTGAATCAAAATGTTCAGGCAGGGCAGCAGTTAGCTGAAATGGCAATCAGCTCCGCACAAAATCGTTTAAAAGCGGAGAAAAAAGTGGTGCGGAAAAAGTTAGTGAGTGGTCCTGCATTACCTGGAAAGTTGGCTGACTGTATTTCGCAAGATCTCAATCGTACTGAACTATTTTTAGTAGAAGGGGACTCCGCAGGCGGTTCTGCAAAACAAGCAAGAGACAAAGAATTCCAAGCCATTCTACCTTTGCGTGGGAAAATTTTGAATACGTGGGAAGTTTCACCTGATCAGGTTTTAGCGTCGACAGAAGTTCACGATATTGCTGTAGCAATGGGAATTGATCCGGATAATGATGATTTAAGCCAATTGCGTTACGGTAAAATTTGTATTCTTGCTGATGCGGATTCAGACGGTTTGCACATTGCAACCTTGTTATGTGCGCTATTTTTACGTCATTTCCCGAATTTAGTGCGTCATGGACACGTTTATGTGGCTATGCCACCGTTATATCGGATCGATATTGGTAAAGATGAAGTGCATTATGCTTTGGATGAAAGCGAAAAAGAGGCGATTTTATCCCGCTTGTCTCATAAAAAAGGTACACCGAATGTACAACGTTTTAAAGGCTTAGGTGAAATGAATCCTAGCCAATTGCGTGAAACGACAATGGATCCAACAACTCGCCGCTTGGTTCAACTGACTTTTGATGAGCAGATGGAGGAGCAAGACGATAGCGTGGATACCTTCGAGCTAATGGATATGTTACTTGCCAAAAAACGTGCGGAAGATCGTAAAAAATGGCTGCAAGACCGTGGAGATGAAGCGGATTTAGCGGTTTAA
- a CDS encoding metal ABC transporter permease yields the protein MFTLLVEPFSYDYMFKAIVASGAIGAVCAFLSAYLMLKGWSLIGDALSHAVVPGVAIAYALALPYAIGAFFSGLLATIAILAVKSVTKLKEDAIIGFIFTTFFALGLLIISINPTSVNVQSIILGNILGIADEDMIQVAIILGISLILLLIFWKDLLLVFFDEIQAKAVGLSPLKFKILFFTLLSACIVTALQSVGAILVIAMVITPGATAYLLTDRFGKLLIISILLGGSTGAIGAYLSYFADGATGGFIVSLQTLIFLLAFFFAPKYGLVPRNRAIAKNSSDLTACKEEK from the coding sequence CTGTTCACGCTACTCGTAGAGCCATTTTCTTACGATTATATGTTCAAAGCGATTGTCGCCAGCGGGGCAATCGGGGCAGTTTGTGCCTTTTTATCCGCTTATTTAATGCTCAAAGGCTGGTCGCTGATTGGCGATGCCCTTTCTCATGCCGTGGTGCCTGGGGTGGCAATTGCCTATGCCTTGGCTCTACCCTATGCCATTGGAGCGTTCTTTTCGGGTTTGCTCGCAACCATTGCCATTTTGGCGGTGAAATCCGTTACCAAACTCAAAGAAGATGCGATTATCGGCTTTATTTTTACTACCTTTTTTGCCCTTGGTTTGCTGATCATTTCCATCAATCCAACTTCGGTTAATGTGCAATCGATTATTTTAGGCAACATTTTGGGGATTGCCGATGAAGATATGATTCAAGTGGCGATTATTTTAGGTATTTCATTGATTTTATTATTGATTTTCTGGAAGGATCTCTTACTGGTCTTCTTCGATGAAATTCAGGCAAAAGCCGTTGGTCTCTCACCACTCAAATTCAAAATCCTGTTTTTTACCCTATTAAGTGCCTGCATTGTCACCGCTTTGCAAAGCGTTGGGGCCATTTTAGTCATTGCAATGGTCATCACCCCAGGAGCAACCGCCTATTTACTCACGGACAGGTTCGGCAAATTGCTGATTATTTCCATTCTACTGGGCGGCTCAACAGGTGCAATTGGTGCCTATTTAAGCTACTTTGCTGACGGTGCTACGGGGGGATTTATTGTCTCTCTGCAAACCTTGATTTTCCTTCTGGCATTTTTCTTTGCACCAAAGTATGGCTTAGTGCCACGCAACAGGGCGATTGCAAAAAATAGCTCAGATCTGACCGCTTGTAAGGAGGAAAAATGA
- a CDS encoding metal ABC transporter substrate-binding protein, with protein sequence MKKIVALLSTLFIVALPVSAKQFKVVTTFTVIQDIAQNVAGDKAMVESITKPGAEIHDYQPTPQDIVKAQSADLVLWNGMNLERWFERFFTQVKDKPAVVVTEGITPISIYEGPYKNMPNPHAWMSPKNALVYIENIRKALVKYDPDNAESYNANAKAYADKIMALDEPLRARLNNVPEAQRWLVTSEGAFSYLASDYGFKELYLWPINADAQGTPKQIRNVINKVREHKIPVVFSESTISDKPAKQVAKETKANYGGVLYVDSLSAKDGPVPTYIDLLNVTVSTIVNGFKQ encoded by the coding sequence ATGAAAAAAATCGTCGCGCTGTTATCCACCCTTTTTATTGTGGCACTACCTGTCTCAGCCAAACAATTTAAAGTGGTGACTACCTTTACGGTTATCCAAGATATTGCTCAAAATGTAGCAGGTGATAAAGCCATGGTGGAATCCATCACCAAACCAGGTGCAGAAATCCACGACTACCAACCTACGCCGCAAGATATTGTCAAAGCCCAATCAGCAGATTTAGTGCTTTGGAACGGAATGAATTTAGAACGCTGGTTTGAGCGGTTCTTCACACAAGTGAAAGATAAACCAGCGGTGGTTGTAACAGAAGGTATTACACCAATTTCGATTTACGAAGGTCCATACAAAAATATGCCAAATCCACATGCATGGATGTCGCCAAAAAATGCCTTAGTGTATATCGAAAATATTCGCAAAGCCTTGGTAAAATACGATCCTGATAATGCCGAAAGCTACAACGCGAATGCCAAAGCCTATGCGGATAAAATTATGGCGTTAGATGAGCCGCTACGTGCTAGACTGAACAATGTGCCAGAAGCACAACGCTGGTTAGTGACAAGCGAAGGGGCATTTAGCTATTTAGCCAGCGATTACGGCTTTAAAGAACTCTATTTATGGCCGATCAATGCTGATGCTCAAGGTACACCAAAACAAATCCGCAATGTGATCAACAAAGTGCGTGAACACAAAATCCCTGTGGTATTTAGCGAAAGTACTATTTCAGATAAACCAGCCAAACAAGTCGCAAAAGAAACCAAAGCGAACTACGGTGGTGTGCTCTACGTTGACTCACTTTCTGCTAAAGATGGTCCTGTACCGACTTACATTGATTTATTAAACGTCACCGTTTCGACTATCGTCAACGGATTTAAGCAATAA
- a CDS encoding MerR family transcriptional regulator: MNISQIAKQSGLSAKQIRDYEKAGLLPAAVRNQAGYRQYSPQDLERLHFISNARKVDFSLKQIAELLKLRDNQMRSSREVKQLTEQHLIELKAKIADLEKMVELLQSWNSACCGNDSPDCAILKGLANE, translated from the coding sequence ATGAATATTAGTCAAATAGCAAAGCAAAGCGGACTTTCCGCCAAACAAATTCGGGATTATGAAAAAGCGGGATTATTGCCCGCAGCAGTGCGAAATCAGGCGGGTTATCGCCAATATTCACCACAGGATTTAGAACGTTTGCACTTTATCAGCAATGCTCGCAAGGTCGATTTTTCACTTAAGCAAATTGCGGAGTTGCTCAAATTACGGGATAACCAGATGCGTTCAAGCCGAGAAGTGAAACAGTTGACTGAGCAGCATCTAATTGAATTAAAAGCCAAAATTGCCGATTTAGAAAAGATGGTTGAATTGCTGCAAAGTTGGAATAGTGCCTGTTGTGGCAACGATAGTCCCGACTGTGCAATTTTGAAAGGCTTAGCAAATGAGTAA
- a CDS encoding metal ABC transporter permease encodes MIDSLLAWFTEPLAYPFMQQALIVAPIVAIVCATLSCYLVLKGWSLMGDAISHAVLPGIVIAYLLSIPLAIGAFVSGIFCAVTVGYLKDNSRIKEDTVMGIVFSGMFAFGLVLFAKVETDQHLMHILFGDILGITEQEFWQTLAISAVAFLAILLKRKDLLLYCFDPSHTRTVGLNSKVLHYGLLVILALVIISAMQVVGVILVVAMLITPGITGYILAKRFDRMLLIAIATSLFSAIFGVLLSFHFNVATGPCIVLLQAVCFGISFAISQLKNQAAV; translated from the coding sequence ATGATCGATAGTCTCCTTGCGTGGTTCACCGAGCCGTTGGCGTATCCATTTATGCAACAAGCCTTGATTGTCGCACCGATTGTCGCCATTGTTTGTGCAACACTCTCTTGCTATTTGGTGTTGAAAGGCTGGTCGTTGATGGGCGATGCGATTTCTCACGCCGTTTTGCCAGGGATTGTCATTGCTTATCTGCTTTCGATTCCGCTTGCGATCGGCGCATTTGTTTCGGGGATTTTTTGTGCGGTAACCGTTGGCTACTTGAAAGACAACAGCCGCATTAAAGAAGATACTGTGATGGGCATCGTGTTCTCGGGAATGTTCGCCTTCGGTTTAGTGCTGTTTGCCAAAGTGGAAACTGACCAACATTTAATGCATATTTTATTTGGCGATATTCTCGGTATCACTGAACAAGAATTTTGGCAAACCTTAGCCATTTCCGCGGTGGCATTTCTCGCCATTTTACTCAAACGCAAAGATTTACTGCTCTACTGCTTTGATCCAAGCCACACCCGCACCGTTGGGCTAAACAGCAAAGTGCTGCATTACGGTTTATTGGTGATTTTAGCCTTAGTGATCATTAGTGCCATGCAAGTAGTTGGTGTCATTTTGGTAGTGGCAATGCTGATCACCCCAGGGATTACGGGCTACATTTTAGCCAAACGCTTTGATCGCATGCTGCTTATTGCGATTGCTACTTCGCTATTCAGTGCCATTTTCGGCGTGCTACTTAGCTTCCATTTCAATGTCGCCACCGGTCCTTGCATTGTCTTACTACAAGCGGTCTGTTTCGGCATAAGTTTTGCAATTAGTCAGCTAAAAAATCAGGCAGCGGTTTAA
- a CDS encoding heavy-metal-associated domain-containing protein: MTITTLKLDGLHCGNCVKSVEKALKGLPSVADVKIDLATQMAEIDSQESVQTLIETIENIGFDAELAN; encoded by the coding sequence ATGACAATAACTACTTTAAAACTCGACGGCTTACACTGCGGCAACTGTGTAAAAAGCGTGGAAAAAGCATTAAAAGGCTTACCAAGTGTGGCTGATGTTAAGATCGATTTAGCCACGCAAATGGCAGAAATTGACAGCCAAGAAAGTGTGCAAACGTTGATAGAAACCATTGAAAATATTGGCTTTGATGCGGAGTTGGCAAACTAA
- a CDS encoding heavy metal translocating P-type ATPase, whose translation MSQEQQFLLSGLHCAACVHRVEKMVGKLSEVELVSVNLADQTAFVQGNVSASQVIDTITKIGFGAELLESEEIRRAKQQAQTQAALKQKKFAFMSALAVGAALMIYGMLFGMELTNENRGQWLIWAVITLVTMMVTGKHFFTGAWVSLKNRSANMDTLIAISTGVAWAYSGYLLMVNQLGGHLYFEASVMIIGFVNLGKFLELKAKQRSSLALEKLLDLAPQQAVILDGDFTKTLPVKAIKPQMRVQALTGDRLAVDGVLESGTIWVDESMLTGEALPIEKKIGDSVRAGTIVQDGAGVYVAEQVGSQTALARIIHAVRHAQSSKPPLAKWVDKIAAVFVPIVLLIALASSLIWLGFGKSFEFALSIFTTVLIIACPCALGLAIPLSTIAGVARSAEFGVLVRNIEALQASSEIDTLVFDKTGTLTTGEMTVSQVETFADVDQTELLRLVKSLESQASHPIAKALVKFCENLTACDVSDIQISKGKGISADWNGQKVRIGNEKFVTEVLSPLSSTKISLSQMEGVHSVGTQVFISVDSQLIGVITLQDQLRPESAELINQFQRQGYRCLMLTGDRQVTADYYAKQLGLDGVIAEVLPEQKAAEIAKLQAEGRKVAMIGDGINDAPALAQANVGVAMHNGSEVAVETADLSLMRAGLQPLAAVLPFSKRVLANMKQSLLGAFIYNVISIPIAAGILYPLTNWLLNPMISAIAMALSSITVVLNSQRLLR comes from the coding sequence ATGTCGCAAGAACAACAATTTCTGCTCAGCGGCTTGCATTGTGCAGCCTGCGTCCATCGGGTGGAAAAAATGGTAGGGAAATTGTCCGAAGTCGAACTGGTTTCAGTCAATTTAGCCGATCAAACCGCTTTTGTGCAAGGCAACGTTTCAGCCAGCCAAGTGATTGACACGATTACCAAAATTGGCTTTGGGGCGGAGCTGCTGGAAAGCGAGGAAATCCGCCGAGCCAAGCAGCAAGCCCAAACCCAAGCAGCACTAAAACAGAAAAAATTTGCGTTTATGTCTGCACTAGCCGTTGGAGCGGCGTTGATGATCTACGGAATGCTTTTCGGTATGGAGTTGACCAACGAAAATCGCGGGCAATGGCTGATTTGGGCGGTGATCACCTTGGTAACGATGATGGTCACTGGTAAGCACTTTTTCACGGGGGCGTGGGTTAGTCTGAAAAATCGCTCGGCAAATATGGATACACTCATTGCGATCAGCACGGGTGTGGCGTGGGCGTATTCAGGCTATCTGTTGATGGTCAATCAACTGGGCGGGCATCTCTATTTTGAAGCCAGTGTGATGATCATCGGCTTCGTCAATCTCGGCAAGTTTTTGGAACTCAAAGCCAAGCAACGTTCGTCGTTGGCGTTGGAGAAATTGCTTGATCTTGCCCCACAACAAGCGGTCATTTTAGACGGAGATTTTACCAAAACCCTTCCCGTAAAAGCGATCAAGCCGCAAATGCGGGTACAAGCTCTAACAGGCGATAGGTTGGCGGTCGATGGCGTGTTGGAAAGCGGTACGATTTGGGTGGATGAGTCGATGCTCACTGGCGAAGCCTTGCCAATAGAGAAAAAAATTGGGGATAGCGTGCGGGCAGGTACTATCGTGCAAGACGGAGCGGGCGTATATGTGGCAGAGCAAGTCGGTTCGCAAACGGCATTGGCTAGGATTATTCACGCCGTTCGCCATGCCCAATCTAGCAAACCACCATTAGCAAAATGGGTGGATAAAATCGCCGCCGTTTTTGTGCCGATAGTGTTGCTTATCGCCCTTGCAAGCAGTCTGATTTGGCTTGGTTTTGGCAAATCGTTTGAATTTGCGTTGTCGATCTTCACCACCGTGCTGATCATCGCCTGCCCTTGTGCCTTGGGCTTAGCCATTCCGCTTTCGACTATTGCGGGCGTGGCGAGATCCGCCGAATTTGGCGTGCTGGTTCGTAATATCGAAGCCCTGCAAGCCAGTAGCGAAATCGATACTCTCGTTTTTGATAAAACGGGGACACTCACCACGGGCGAGATGACGGTCAGCCAAGTGGAAACTTTTGCCGATGTCGATCAAACGGAGCTACTGCGATTAGTCAAAAGTCTTGAAAGCCAAGCCAGCCACCCGATCGCCAAAGCCTTGGTAAAATTTTGTGAAAATCTGACCGCTTGTGATGTCTCAGATATTCAAATCAGCAAAGGAAAAGGTATTTCAGCTGACTGGAACGGACAAAAAGTGCGAATTGGAAATGAAAAATTCGTGACAGAAGTGCTTTCTCCCCTTTCTTCTACAAAGATATCTCTCTCGCAAATGGAAGGGGTGCATTCCGTTGGCACGCAAGTTTTTATTTCCGTTGATAGCCAGCTCATCGGTGTCATTACCCTGCAAGACCAACTTCGTCCTGAAAGTGCCGAGCTAATCAACCAGTTCCAACGCCAAGGTTATCGCTGCCTCATGCTCACGGGCGATCGCCAAGTGACCGCCGACTATTACGCCAAACAGCTTGGCTTAGACGGCGTGATTGCCGAAGTATTACCTGAACAGAAAGCAGCTGAAATCGCTAAATTACAAGCAGAAGGGAGAAAAGTGGCGATGATTGGCGACGGCATTAACGATGCACCAGCTCTCGCCCAAGCGAATGTTGGCGTGGCAATGCACAACGGTAGCGAAGTAGCGGTCGAAACAGCGGATCTTTCACTAATGCGGGCAGGTTTGCAGCCACTGGCAGCGGTGTTACCGTTTTCCAAACGGGTATTAGCAAATATGAAGCAGAGCCTACTCGGTGCATTCATCTACAATGTGATTAGCATTCCAATTGCTGCGGGTATTCTTTATCCTTTGACCAACTGGTTGCTCAATCCGATGATTTCCGCTATCGCAATGGCTCTCTCCTCCATTACGGTTGTGCTGAACAGTCAGCGTTTATTACGTTAA
- a CDS encoding metal ABC transporter ATP-binding protein produces MKTHLSSLSVKDVAVRYNNGHTALHDVNFSLEGGTICALLGVNGSGKSTLFKSIMGLVNPQGKIEICGMPVNQALKRNLVAYVPQSEEVDWQFPVSVYDVIMMGRYGYMNFLRIPNAIDKQKVHEAMERVNITHLSDRQIGELSGGQKKRVFLARALAQESQIILLDEPFTGVDVGTENSIIELLKQLRAEGHLILVSTHNLSTVPSFCDQAVMINRTVLAAGSIETTFTPENLERVFGGVLRYKHQLNNAE; encoded by the coding sequence ATGAAGACTCACTTAAGTTCTCTCTCTGTTAAAGATGTTGCCGTTCGTTATAACAACGGACACACCGCATTACACGATGTGAATTTCTCCCTTGAAGGCGGCACGATTTGTGCATTACTGGGCGTGAATGGTAGTGGGAAATCAACCTTATTCAAAAGCATTATGGGCTTGGTTAATCCACAAGGCAAAATTGAAATTTGCGGCATGCCGGTAAACCAAGCCCTAAAACGTAATTTAGTTGCTTATGTGCCACAAAGCGAAGAAGTGGACTGGCAATTTCCCGTCTCGGTTTACGATGTCATCATGATGGGACGTTATGGTTATATGAATTTTTTACGTATACCAAACGCAATCGACAAACAAAAAGTCCATGAAGCCATGGAACGGGTGAATATCACCCATTTATCTGATCGCCAAATTGGCGAACTTTCTGGCGGGCAAAAAAAGCGCGTATTTCTCGCCCGAGCCCTTGCCCAAGAAAGCCAAATTATTTTGTTAGATGAGCCTTTCACTGGCGTTGATGTTGGGACCGAAAATTCAATTATCGAACTACTCAAACAGCTCAGAGCCGAAGGACATTTGATCTTAGTTTCTACTCACAATTTAAGCACTGTGCCAAGTTTTTGCGATCAAGCGGTAATGATTAACCGCACGGTACTTGCTGCAGGCTCTATCGAAACCACCTTTACTCCTGAAAATCTAGAACGGGTTTTCGGTGGAGTATTACGTTACAAACACCAATTAAACAATGCGGAGTAG
- the rsgA gene encoding small ribosomal subunit biogenesis GTPase RsgA has translation MSKRRLTQNQQRRIQSNHHKKISKKEFEWQDEMLGDVQQGIVVTRHAKHADVETDTGEIFRCNLRRTLKNVVVGDLVSWRLGSEQLQGISGVIEAVHPRKNELSRPDYYDGIKVMAANIDQIIIVSAVLPQLSLNIIDRYLVICETAKIPALIVLNKIDLLSQAERKAVEQQLAIYEKIGYNTLCLSADSGENMAELDRYLSQGTSIFVGQSGVGKSSLINQLLPEVNALTGLVSDVSGLGQHTTTASRLYHLPQGGNLIDSPGIREFGLWHLEPEQITNGYREFQKVIGTCKFRDCKHKTDPGCAVREAVENGEIDPVRFENYHRLIESRDETKSQRHFRKEEM, from the coding sequence TTGAGCAAGCGACGATTAACACAGAACCAGCAACGGCGAATTCAATCCAACCACCACAAAAAAATCAGTAAAAAAGAGTTTGAATGGCAAGATGAAATGCTGGGCGATGTGCAGCAAGGTATTGTGGTCACTCGTCACGCCAAACATGCGGATGTGGAAACAGACACGGGCGAGATTTTTCGCTGCAACCTTCGCCGCACCTTGAAAAATGTCGTGGTGGGTGATTTGGTTTCGTGGCGGTTGGGAAGTGAGCAATTGCAAGGGATCAGCGGTGTGATTGAAGCGGTGCATCCACGCAAAAACGAGCTGAGCCGCCCTGATTATTATGATGGCATCAAAGTGATGGCGGCGAATATCGATCAAATTATCATTGTTTCCGCGGTGCTGCCTCAGTTGTCGCTCAACATTATTGATCGCTATTTAGTCATTTGCGAAACGGCAAAAATCCCTGCATTAATTGTGTTAAATAAAATTGATTTACTGAGCCAAGCGGAACGAAAAGCAGTTGAACAGCAACTCGCTATTTATGAAAAAATCGGCTACAACACGCTCTGCTTATCGGCAGATAGCGGTGAAAATATGGCAGAATTAGACCGCTATTTATCGCAAGGAACATCCATTTTCGTGGGCCAATCAGGCGTTGGAAAGTCCAGTTTAATCAATCAGTTATTACCTGAAGTAAATGCATTAACGGGTTTGGTTAGCGATGTATCTGGGCTTGGGCAACACACAACCACCGCATCACGCCTTTACCACTTACCACAAGGTGGCAATTTGATCGACTCTCCAGGTATTCGTGAATTTGGTTTATGGCATTTGGAACCAGAGCAGATCACCAATGGCTATCGGGAATTTCAAAAAGTGATAGGCACTTGCAAATTCCGTGATTGTAAACATAAAACCGATCCTGGTTGTGCCGTGCGAGAAGCCGTCGAAAACGGCGAAATCGACCCAGTTCGGTTTGAAAATTATCACCGTTTAATTGAAAGCCGTGACGAGACCAAAAGCCAAAGACATTTTAGGAAAGAAGAAATGTAA
- a CDS encoding DoxX family protein, translating into MNPQLEKIQPIAFLLVRIVVGYMFLIHGTAKFFEFPISMTGGNGSVPFFSLFGAAAVLELIGGVLIILGLFTRPTAFILSGQMAYAYFIVHATADTFFQPILNNGELAALYSVVFLLFIFTGAGKLSLDQKLFGKN; encoded by the coding sequence ATGAATCCACAATTAGAGAAAATCCAACCAATCGCATTTTTATTAGTTCGTATTGTTGTAGGCTATATGTTTTTAATTCACGGCACCGCGAAATTCTTTGAATTTCCTATCTCAATGACTGGCGGAAATGGTAGCGTACCATTCTTCTCACTCTTTGGTGCAGCGGCTGTTTTAGAGTTAATCGGTGGGGTACTTATTATTTTAGGCTTATTTACTCGTCCTACGGCCTTTATTCTTTCTGGGCAAATGGCATATGCTTATTTCATCGTACACGCAACAGCCGATACGTTCTTCCAACCTATTTTAAATAATGGTGAATTAGCCGCTCTTTATTCTGTTGTGTTCTTGTTATTTATCTTTACTGGGGCAGGCAAACTTTCATTAGACCAAAAATTGTTTGGTAAAAACTAA